From the Vibrio tubiashii ATCC 19109 genome, the window TCGACTTCAAGACCTGAATCATCGGCGATAGCGGCAAGTCCCGCTTCTTTAGCTGCATGACGCGCTTTGATGATAGCGTTTTCAATGAATGTTGTTCCGGTCTCTGCTACTTCAGACACATTGAACTCGCTTTGAGCAACAACATCAAAACCAAAGTCAGACAGTAAATCTGCCATTTCGCGCACTTTGCCTTGGTTACCGGTCGCTAGAACAATCTTATTGCTTTTCATCGTATCGCCTTATCTATTTCTCGACTGTCGACTGTCGACTGTCGACTGTCGACTTCTATTCTTCGACATAAAATTTTTGGGTGAACTTTAATGCCCCTGCGCCTTTATTACCAGCGCTAACGTCAATGTTGAAAGTTAGTTGCTCTTCGTCTGAGATTGGAAACTCAGCAAGATAGTAAATAGCACTGCCTTCTTTCACTTCGCGGAAGCTGAGTTCACGCGTTTGACCAATCAGGTTTTTTGCGCTGCCAGAAAGCTCTGCGGTGATCGCAGGTTTGCCCACTTGAGAGTTATCTAACACGCTTATATTGAGAATAGCTGAGTAACCGTTACGCTTGAGTTTATAGCTGCGTGCGACTTGAGGGGTTAAAAACGTTGAGTTAAAGGCTGAATAATGCACTTCAACATCTTTGATGGTTTTAAACTGACCTGCCCATGCAGGTAGGGCTAGGGCTGTAGCAAGAATAAGAGTGATCCATTGTTTCATAATGCTTCCTTTGTATTGGGCGTGTGCTCTACATGAACACAAATAAAAAGCCATCATAGGATGGCTTCTATCTCGTTAGGTATTTGGGATGGAGAGCTGATTCGGACTTGTTTATGTCTGCCCAGCTCGCCTTTTTCTATTGTTATTAATCCCTTTGCCACCTTAAATTGCTTGGCGAGATACTTACTCAGGTGAGCGTTGGCTTTACCATCGACAGGAGGCGCTGTAATCGCTATTTTCAGTTCCTCGCCGTGTTGACCTACAATCTTATCTCGACTTGCTTTCGGCTGAATATAGAGCCGAATAACAAGGTCTTCACCATCAAACCAAGCTGCTTGTGACATTATAGTTGGAACCAGATTGGGCCGATCAGATCACCCATCAAGAAATTGGCAAACTGTAGCGCAATAAATAAAACCAGTACGCTTAGGTCAAAGCCACCCATCGCAGGAATAATACGACGAATCGGCGCTAGCATAGGCTCTGTTAGTTGATGGAAAACATACTCAATTGGGCTTCGGCCTTGGCTCACCCAGCTTAGAATTGCGCGGATTAATAGCACCCAGAACAATAAGCCGCCTGCTGCTTTAGCCAATGACAATAGACCTAAGAATAGGAAGTCAGCACTGAATGAAACGGAGCCATTTGAAGCGACTAGAATAAGCGCGACAAATTTAAGCACACAAAGCACATAGGCAAATAGCAGAGTCGCTAAATCAAGGCTGCCGACAGAAGGGATTACACGACGCAGCGGTGCAATCACTGGTTGAGTAGCCTTGACGATAAATTGCGAAAACGGGTTATAGAAGTCTGCACGGGCAGCTTGTAACCAAATACGTAAGATCACCACCATGATGTAGAGATCAAACAGGGTGGAAATCAGAAAACTCATTGAATTCATAGGTTACCCTTATTGTCTAGAGACTATTGCTCTGGTCATTTAAAATAATTTTTCCATCTCTTCAGCGCGTGAAACCGCGGCTTGCATCGCTTTGGCTACTATATCTGAAAGTTGATGTTGGTTGAATGTTCGCAGCGCTTCTGCGGTGGTGCCACCTTTTGAAGTCACGTTCTCACGCAGGGTTGAAAGTTCAGTATCGGGATTACCTTCAACCATGCTAGCAGCGCCAAGAGCCGATTGTTGTACCAGCAAGCGAGCCGTTTGTTTATCAAAACCTTGAGCGATGGCTTCAGCTTGCATCGCTTCCATAAATAAGAAGAAATACGCAGGTGCGCTGCCAGCCGCCGCAATAATGTTGTTGATGCCAGATTCTTGTTCAACCCAGCATACTTTGCCGCATGATTCCATCAGCGCGGCGGCGAAGGTTTTATCTTGCTGCGATACCTTTTCTGGCGCATAAAGGCCACTCATACCTAGCCCGAGTTGCGAAGGCGTGTTCGGCATGACGCGTACAAGGTTAAGTTCACAATCAAGCATTTGGTCAAAGCGTGCACTTTGAATTCCAGCAGCAATGGAAATCACCAGTTTTTGTGACCAATCGATGTCTTGCAGTGGTTTACACACTTCTTCCATCATTTGAGGTTTTACCGACAGTACGACAACGTCCGCTTGCTGCGCCGCTTGAAGGTTGTCATCGGTGGTACGAATACCAAACTCTAGCTCTAAAGGCACTCGGCGCGTCTCTGATGGCGCAGTCGCTGTAATTAGCTCCGCTGGATAACCATCAGCCACTAAGCCCGACACTATGGCTTTTACCATGTTTCCTGCGCCGATAAAGGCAATTTTCTTATGTTCCATTACTGTTGTATTCCTTGTGAACCGCTTACGCTTTATTACTGTAATCTCGTGCGCCAAATATCGCTGTGCCGATACGTACCATAGTGCTGCCAGCTTCAATTGCTGCTTGCATATCGCCGCTCATACCCATTGATAAGGTATCGATGTTTTGCTCTGGAAAACGCTGCGCAAGCTTATCTTTTAGTTGAGCTAGTTGAGTAAAGGCGTCTAGCTGTGAGGCATAGTCTGAGACGTTAGCCGGAATTGACATCAATCCTCTTAAAGTGAGGTTGGGCAGGCTAGAAATCAACTCTGCTAGCTCAAAGATTTCATCATCATTGATGCCTGATTTCGAATCTTCGCCGCTGGTGTTGACCTGGATTAGCACTTGTATTGGTGCCATATCATCAGGTCGCTGTTCGTTGAGGCGCTTAGCAATCTTGGCTCTATCAACGGTATGAACCCAAGCAAAGTTCTCAGCAACATGGCGTGATTTATTCGACTGGATTGGACCGATAAAGTGCCACTCAAGCTCTAACTGTGGATGGTGCTCGGCAAAATACTCGACTTTGTTTGCGCCTTCCTGCACATAGTTCTCGCCAAAAGAGACTTGCCCGGCTTGAGCTGCCTCTAAAATTGCCTCGACTGGCTTAGTTTTACTTACTGCCAGAAGTTGCACTGTGTCTCGACCGCGTCCACACTTTTGTTGTGCGCCCTCAATCTGTGAGGTGATCTGTTCAATGTTTTGTTGAATACTAGTCATAGCAGATTTTACTTAAGGATTTTAAATGGATATCGCCGAATTACTGGATTTTAGTGTAAAGCATAATGCTTCAGATCTACATCTTTCTGCCGGAGTATCTCCAATGGTACGGATAGATGGTGAAGTAAGAAAGCTTGGCGTGCCTGCTTTTAGCCATGCAGATGTGCATCGTTTAGTATTCGAAATTATGAATGATGGTCAACGCAGTGAATTTGAAGAGCGCCTTGAAGTCGACTTTTCTTTTGAGTTGCCGAATGTTGGTCGTTTCCGTGTTAATGCATTTAACCAAGCGCGTGGTTGCGCGGCGGTATTTCGTACCATTCCGACCGAGATCCCAACCTTAGAGCAATTGTCAGCCCCGCAAATCTTCGAAAGCATCTCCAATATGGAAAAAGGCTTGGTACTGGTGACGGGCCCTACAGGCTCGGGTAAGTCCACTACTTTGGCGGCGATGGTTGACCATATCAACCGCAACCACAATAAGCATATTCTGACGATTGAAGACCCAATTGAATTTGTTCATAGCAATAATAAGTGCTTAATCAACCAACGCGAAGTCCACCGAGATACGCATAGTTTTAATAATGCGCTGCGCAGTGCACTGCGTGAAGACCCAGACGTGATCTTAGTGGGTGAATTGCGTGACCAAGAGACAATCAGCCTAGCACTGACAGCAGCAGAAACCGGGCACTTGGTGTTTGGGACTTTGCATACCAGTTCAGCGGCAAAAACCATCGACCGTATTATCGATGTTTTCCCGGGGAGTGATAAGGACATGGTTCGCTCTATGCTCTCTGAGTCATTACGCGCAGTCATTGCACAAAAGTTGCTGAAGCGTATTGGCGGTGGCCGTACCGCTTGTCATGAGATCATGATGGCGACACCGGCGATCCGTAACTTGATCCGTGAAGACAAGGTTGCTCAGATGTTTTCTGTGATTCAAACCGGTGCTGCACATGGCATGCAAACCATGGAGCAAAATGCCAAGCAGTTGATCGCACAAGGTCTTGTTGATCAAGATGAAGTAGCGAAGAAGATCGAACTTGAAACT encodes:
- a CDS encoding DUF4426 domain-containing protein — translated: MKQWITLILATALALPAWAGQFKTIKDVEVHYSAFNSTFLTPQVARSYKLKRNGYSAILNISVLDNSQVGKPAITAELSGSAKNLIGQTRELSFREVKEGSAIYYLAEFPISDEEQLTFNIDVSAGNKGAGALKFTQKFYVEE
- the yggU gene encoding DUF167 family protein YggU encodes the protein MSQAAWFDGEDLVIRLYIQPKASRDKIVGQHGEELKIAITAPPVDGKANAHLSKYLAKQFKVAKGLITIEKGELGRHKQVRISSPSQIPNEIEAIL
- a CDS encoding YggT family protein, whose product is MNSMSFLISTLFDLYIMVVILRIWLQAARADFYNPFSQFIVKATQPVIAPLRRVIPSVGSLDLATLLFAYVLCVLKFVALILVASNGSVSFSADFLFLGLLSLAKAAGGLLFWVLLIRAILSWVSQGRSPIEYVFHQLTEPMLAPIRRIIPAMGGFDLSVLVLFIALQFANFLMGDLIGPIWFQL
- the proC gene encoding pyrroline-5-carboxylate reductase gives rise to the protein MEHKKIAFIGAGNMVKAIVSGLVADGYPAELITATAPSETRRVPLELEFGIRTTDDNLQAAQQADVVVLSVKPQMMEEVCKPLQDIDWSQKLVISIAAGIQSARFDQMLDCELNLVRVMPNTPSQLGLGMSGLYAPEKVSQQDKTFAAALMESCGKVCWVEQESGINNIIAAAGSAPAYFFLFMEAMQAEAIAQGFDKQTARLLVQQSALGAASMVEGNPDTELSTLRENVTSKGGTTAEALRTFNQHQLSDIVAKAMQAAVSRAEEMEKLF
- a CDS encoding YggS family pyridoxal phosphate-dependent enzyme, encoding MTSIQQNIEQITSQIEGAQQKCGRGRDTVQLLAVSKTKPVEAILEAAQAGQVSFGENYVQEGANKVEYFAEHHPQLELEWHFIGPIQSNKSRHVAENFAWVHTVDRAKIAKRLNEQRPDDMAPIQVLIQVNTSGEDSKSGINDDEIFELAELISSLPNLTLRGLMSIPANVSDYASQLDAFTQLAQLKDKLAQRFPEQNIDTLSMGMSGDMQAAIEAGSTMVRIGTAIFGARDYSNKA
- a CDS encoding type IV pilus twitching motility protein PilT, coding for MDIAELLDFSVKHNASDLHLSAGVSPMVRIDGEVRKLGVPAFSHADVHRLVFEIMNDGQRSEFEERLEVDFSFELPNVGRFRVNAFNQARGCAAVFRTIPTEIPTLEQLSAPQIFESISNMEKGLVLVTGPTGSGKSTTLAAMVDHINRNHNKHILTIEDPIEFVHSNNKCLINQREVHRDTHSFNNALRSALREDPDVILVGELRDQETISLALTAAETGHLVFGTLHTSSAAKTIDRIIDVFPGSDKDMVRSMLSESLRAVIAQKLLKRIGGGRTACHEIMMATPAIRNLIREDKVAQMFSVIQTGAAHGMQTMEQNAKQLIAQGLVDQDEVAKKIELETSMF